A stretch of the Vulcanisaeta souniana JCM 11219 genome encodes the following:
- a CDS encoding tetratricopeptide repeat protein, producing the protein MPCSLRELIVKVLSILETVDVRELVGILGVSVNDVVNSVSGLITMEGDTVKLNEAGIKEASGINCEVEAYGRLYEYYRAKPRSLERDVAIAEYGYRYAEYLNFPKDVSKEVLEVCLRLARFGFGSNVAELARKYGVRAFIVGLRAGDYCSAIDGLSYAVRKADPLGLMPFIGQAMSINKELIKNCIINYVGLMLHVGDGFISRNYFREVLRFIDDGLRTLSNVVDEVTCYLRVRLLNTKAQALTGIGNYEEAISDLNKSLDTLNKCAMDEITRRRAALEIMDRLGVVNYMTGNYAEASRYFLSVLNESVRLGEESFAASSNHNYVKSTILSNVGCTDYSRYLESMSGWSLYDSLRYYSSINDNANLSKVKLLIAVLLIGVGKFDETFKVINDGYGGEVHRFLKELLELLLGKRDFVNTDYVSMRLTMLGNFVNQLIQLFKLSSDKSLGEVINRELHPVIYEILTCRLPKLLLLL; encoded by the coding sequence ATGCCATGTAGTTTAAGGGAGTTAATTGTCAAGGTACTTTCGATACTAGAGACTGTAGATGTTAGGGAATTGGTGGGTATTCTTGGGGTTTCAGTTAATGATGTGGTGAATTCTGTAAGTGGGTTAATTACCATGGAGGGCGATACCGTTAAACTCAATGAAGCGGGTATTAAGGAGGCTTCGGGCATTAATTGTGAGGTTGAGGCTTATGGCAGGCTCTATGAGTATTATAGGGCTAAGCCGCGTAGTCTTGAGAGGGATGTTGCTATTGCCGAGTATGGCTATAGGTATGCTGAGTATCTAAACTTCCCTAAGGACGTCTCCAAGGAGGTTCTTGAGGTATGCCTTAGGCTTGCTAGGTTTGGTTTTGGGTCCAACGTTGCCGAGCTTGCCCGTAAGTATGGGGTTAGGGCATTCATTGTTGGGCTTAGGGCCGGTGATTACTGCAGCGCCATTGATGGATTAAGTTACGCGGTGAGGAAGGCCGATCCACTGGGTTTGATGCCATTTATCGGCCAGGCCATGTCAATTAATAAGGAATTGATCAAGAACTGCATTATTAATTACGTTGGGTTGATGCTTCATGTTGGTGATGGTTTCATCAGCCGCAATTACTTCAGGGAGGTCCTACGCTTCATTGATGATGGCCTAAGAACTCTGTCCAACGTGGTAGATGAGGTCACGTGTTACTTAAGAGTCAGGTTACTAAATACTAAGGCTCAGGCATTAACTGGCATAGGCAATTATGAGGAAGCGATCAGCGACTTAAACAAGAGTTTAGACACTTTAAACAAGTGCGCCATGGATGAAATAACCAGGCGCCGTGCGGCGCTGGAGATCATGGATAGGCTGGGGGTTGTTAATTACATGACGGGTAATTACGCTGAGGCATCCCGTTACTTCCTAAGTGTTTTAAATGAATCCGTTAGGCTGGGTGAGGAATCATTTGCCGCATCGTCCAATCATAATTACGTGAAATCAACAATACTTAGCAATGTGGGTTGTACTGATTACTCGCGGTATCTCGAATCAATGAGTGGTTGGAGCCTATATGATTCGCTTAGGTATTACTCATCAATTAATGATAATGCTAACCTAAGTAAGGTTAAGTTGTTGATTGCTGTACTTTTAATTGGGGTTGGTAAGTTTGATGAGACATTTAAAGTCATTAATGATGGTTATGGTGGGGAGGTTCATAGATTCCTTAAGGAATTGCTCGAATTGCTCCTGGGCAAGAGGGATTTTGTGAATACTGATTATGTAAGTATGAGGTTAACAATGCTTGGGAATTTCGTAAATCAATTAATTCAATTATTTAAGTTAAGCAGTGACAAGTCATTGGGTGAGGTCATTAATCGTGAACTACACCCAGTAATTTACGAAATACTGACATGTAGGTTGCCTAAGTTACTGCTGTTGTTGTGA
- a CDS encoding 5-formyltetrahydrofolate cyclo-ligase — MDVKDIKQAIRERIWKLLEERNAALFPRPVYGRIPNFVGADRACELVVTLSEFIRARVVKINPDSPQRRCRELTLINGKLLITPTPRIREGFLMLDPRKIPRQYYGEASTIRGMFRWGVPIKPWGMPRIDLVIIGSVAVNPNNGRRLGKSHGYAEIEWGIASALDKVGEDTPVITTVHELQLVSDEIPREPFDLPVDVIVTPSRVIRTNRVDPKPRGIYWEFVTNEMFSEIPLLNELKARLNSAGQ; from the coding sequence ATGGATGTTAAGGACATTAAACAGGCGATTAGGGAGAGGATTTGGAAGCTGCTTGAGGAGAGAAATGCGGCGTTATTCCCAAGGCCTGTCTATGGTAGGATACCTAACTTCGTAGGTGCGGACAGGGCCTGCGAGTTGGTTGTTACCCTTTCTGAGTTCATTAGGGCCCGTGTGGTGAAGATAAACCCGGACAGTCCTCAACGTAGGTGTAGGGAATTAACGCTGATCAACGGAAAACTCCTAATAACGCCAACGCCAAGGATCAGGGAGGGCTTCCTAATGCTTGACCCACGTAAGATACCGAGGCAGTATTACGGCGAGGCATCTACAATAAGGGGAATGTTCAGGTGGGGCGTTCCGATCAAGCCCTGGGGCATGCCCAGGATAGACCTCGTAATAATAGGCTCCGTAGCCGTCAACCCAAACAATGGACGCAGGTTAGGTAAATCGCATGGCTACGCAGAGATCGAGTGGGGAATCGCGAGCGCCCTGGATAAGGTTGGTGAGGATACGCCAGTAATAACCACAGTCCACGAATTACAGCTAGTAAGTGATGAAATACCCAGGGAACCATTTGATTTGCCCGTGGACGTGATAGTCACCCCAAGCAGGGTGATTAGGACCAATAGGGTTGACCCAAAGCCACGCGGCATTTACTGGGAATTCGTCACAAACGAAATGTTCAGTGAAATACCACTACTCAACGAGTTAAAGGCTCGACTCAATAGTGCAGGACAGTAA
- a CDS encoding queuosine precursor transporter yields MILNNLVSLPELYSYALITYIAVAGVLWLLHRFGRDDLLLPVAAMNYMLLLTISQYMASKIGAFVGPMVIPMGVFTYSASVAMLDFLTLRYGRRVGYWVVRIAAYLQALIFIINWLVITYPPAPFWQGLQGAFASIMSTSARIAIASITAFIISETYDVFLVSRLRGGVLRRVGYSDPVAMTIDTLVFIPTAFYGVVPNIWLLMASQLAVKLSLVPMTVLAVWINRRALQYGLATQPTPTGR; encoded by the coding sequence ATGATATTGAATAACCTGGTAAGCCTGCCTGAACTCTACAGCTACGCCCTAATAACGTACATAGCCGTTGCAGGCGTGTTGTGGCTACTGCATAGGTTTGGTAGGGATGACTTGTTGCTCCCTGTGGCTGCCATGAATTACATGCTCCTCCTCACAATTAGCCAATACATGGCGTCGAAGATTGGCGCATTCGTGGGCCCCATGGTAATACCCATGGGTGTCTTCACGTACAGTGCCAGCGTCGCAATGCTTGACTTCCTAACGCTCAGGTATGGTAGGAGGGTTGGTTATTGGGTTGTTAGGATTGCCGCCTATTTACAGGCGTTGATATTCATCATAAACTGGCTAGTCATCACATACCCACCCGCACCCTTCTGGCAGGGATTGCAGGGTGCCTTCGCAAGTATCATGAGTACCTCGGCGAGGATTGCCATAGCCTCAATAACGGCATTCATAATCTCCGAGACCTACGATGTATTCCTCGTGAGTAGGCTGAGGGGTGGCGTATTGAGGAGGGTTGGTTATTCAGACCCTGTTGCGATGACCATAGACACCCTGGTCTTCATACCAACCGCCTTCTACGGTGTCGTACCAAACATCTGGCTATTAATGGCTTCGCAACTAGCAGTCAAACTAAGCCTAGTACCAATGACGGTGCTGGCCGTGTGGATTAACAGGAGGGCGCTGCAGTATGGCCTTGCAACACAGCCAACTCCGACAGGCAGATAA